Genomic segment of Umezawaea sp. Da 62-37:
ACCGCCGGAGCTCGGCGTTGCACACCATGAGTCGCCGCGCGGGGAGGTGCCGCAGGTAGTGGTCCACGTCGGCGCCCAGCGCGAACACGTGGACCGGCACCCCCGAGTCGCGGCCCGCCCGGACGGTCTGGCGCAACGCGGCCAGCACGGCCGGGTGCCGGGTCTGGTAGGCCGCGGCGACCAGGTGGTTGCCCCGGTCGGCGGCCAGGTAGAACTGGACGAGGTCCTTGGTGCCCACGAACAGCTCGCTGGCACCGGCGGCGCAGAACTCGGCCGCGGAGTGCACGGCGGCCGGTGTCTCGACGAACACGCCGAGCGGGGTGTCGCGGGTCAGGCCGAGGTGGTCGCCCAGCCGCACGAACTCGTCGCCGTCGTTGATGAACGGCACGGCGAAGGCCACCCGGTCCGCGGCGGCGCCGAGGTGGTCGCGCAGGTGGGCGCGCAGTGCCCGGAACGCGGCGGGGTAGTGGTATTCCGCGAGCAGCCACCGAGCGCCGTGCAGACCCATCTCGGGGTTGGCCTCGTGGGCCACCTCGATCCCGGTGGTGATCCGCGCGGCGTCGTCGGAGCGGAGGTCGAGCAGCCTCATCACGAGGCGTTGGCCGGGCAAGAGTTCCGCCACCATCGAGACCAGCTCCGCGGCGACGGCCGCGCCGTAGCGCTCGGCCTCGCGCACCCCGGCGCGCAGCGCGTCGACCGGACTCAGCCCCGCGCTGAGGCACGCGAACTCCTCGCGGATGAAGTAGCTGTCCACCCGCGCGACGCGCGGCGCGATGTCGTTGGTGGACTTGATGTCCGCTGCGTCGGCGATCACCACGCAGATGGACTCGACGCCCTCGATGCCGGGGGCGGGTGTTTCCGCGGCCCGCGGGAAGTGCTCGCCATGGCCGCGGATGACCGACCCGCGGTCGAGCCGGATGGTCACGTCGCCGACGAGGTCGTCCAGCTCCAGCGCGTCGACGCGGAGGACGGGGATGCCGCGCGAGCGGCACAGCGACTGCATGTGGCCGGTCCGGCCGCCCCGCGCGCAGATCACCGCGGCGGAGGTCACGATGGAGTCGTAGAGTTCCGGACCGAGTTCGCCGGTCACCAGGATGGCGCCGTCGACGGGTTTCCCGGTCCGGTTGCACGTGCCGCGAAAGATCCTCAGTTGTGCGTCGACCAACACATCCGCGGGTATCTCGCGAAAGTCCACGCGCGTCCCTCCACCGTTCCGGATCGGACTGCCGCGATCGTGTGGCGCGAAGCGGCCGGTCCGTGTCGATCCGAGGATGGCAGCCCGCGAACCGGGCCCGCATCTTCCTGGATGCGCGGTGCCGGACGGTGAACCGCGCGAACGGTGTACTCCAGCGGGGTGGCCGGGAGCGGGCTCGCGCACCGCTGTCCGAAAAGGATGGACGCGCGTTCCGATCAGTCGAGCCCCAGCAGGGAACGGAGGTCCCGCGGTGTCACCGAGAGGTCGTTGAGCTTCGCCGCGGCCGCCTCGTTCACGGCGAAGCGGAGCGCCTCGGCGGTCGCGGGGGTCCGGCCGTCGTGGATCGCGTCGCGCACGGCGGTCAGGCACTCGTCGAGCCGGAGTGCCAGGTCCTCGCGGTCCTCCCGGCGTCGGGCCGCCATCCGGCGCACGTCGAGCGCGACCGCGCGCTCGAACGCCTCGCGTGCCGCCGTGCCCAGGGACGCTAAGACGTCACCGACCTGTCCGTCGTAACGGGACTCCAGTCGGCGCAGCACGTCCGCGGCGACGCCGACCGACTGGTTCTTGATGGCGGCGAGGTTGAACGCGAACGCGCCGATGCGGCCGTGGCGGACGATCTCGTCGCCCTCGCGGGGACCGCCGACCAGGGAGATCGGACCGGACGGGGCGCCGGTCGGTCCGAGCAGGACACCGGACCCGTCGACCTCGACACCGCGACCGGTGCGCCGGTGCCGCGCGGCGAGGTCGTTCCGCATGAGGTTGGTCCAGAGCGCCGACCCGGTCCGCTGGTAGTCGGGCTCCCGCCCGAAGTTCGAGATGACCAGGTCCGCCTCGATCGTCCTGGTGGACTCCGGCGCCGGCCTCGTCGTGGACACCGTCAGCACCAGCGTGCCCGTGTCGGTGGTGACGATCCGGTCGACCTTGCCGGTGGTGACGGAGACCTGCCCGTCACCGGCCATCGCGTCGTCGACGATCCCGGTCGTGTACGCGACGGCGCTCACCCGCAGGGTGGCCAGCAGGCTGCCGTAGCCGTCGAGGAGCGCGCGCAGGTCGGCCGTCGGGACGCGGGTCAGCAGCTCGGGCAGGTGGGGCTCCCACGACTTGGCGATCCGCTCGGTCACCACCGCGGGAGCCACGTCGGGGTGCTCCTCGGCGACGACGGCGCGCGCCCGTTCCCACTCGTCCTTGACCTGGCGGACGAGGTGCACGGGGCCCTCGTAGGGGCCGTCCAGCCGGGGGGCTGGCAGGTCGAGGACGTGGTGCCGGTGGTCCGGCGGGTAGGTGCGGATCGTCAGGCCGGACCGCGAGATCATGTGGATCCTGCCGGTGTGCCCGTGCCGCAGGAGGAGCGCCGCGGAGTCGTACGCGGTGAGCAGCGTGCCGATGATCGCGACCACGGCGTCCGGCTTGGCGTCGAGCAGGCGGTCGACGCCTTCCGCGGAGTAGGGCTGCCGGACGAACGCCGGGTGGTCCAGCACCTCGGCGGCGAAGGGGAGCGCCCGCTGTTCGAGTCCCGTGGCGATGACGAGGTGGTCCGCCCGGATGGTCCCGGTGTCGTCGCCCGGCGGGGAACCGTGCTGGAAACCCGGCGGTGGCGAGAAGTTCGCGACGACGACGCGCACGCCGTCGTCGTCGACCACCACGTCGACCACCTCGCCGTCGGCCTCGACCAGCGTCACGCCCTCCGCCGCCTCGCGCGCGGCCTCGGCGAGGCGGTCGGCGAGGTAGTCCGCGTAGATCCGGCGGGGCGTGGGCCCGGATTCGACGAACGTGGTGTCGCGCCACTCCGGCGGCCAACCGGTGCGGTCGGCGCTGGTGTTGGCCCACGTCACGAAGTCGTCGACGTCCTCGCGGAACATCGACATGCGCCCGGCCTGGATGTTGAAGACGTGGGGCCAGGGATTGCCCGCCGGGTGGTAGGCCACACCGGCGCTGCGGTGCTCGGCGTGCCGTTCGACCAGCACGACCTCCAGGGGTTCCCGCGCGAACCGGAGGAGTCGGACGGCGGTGGCCGTTCCGCCGAGTCCCGCTCCGACGACGACCACCCGTCGGGACCGATCGGTTGATCGCACGCCCGTTGTCACCCCTCGTTCCCCTGGTGCTGCTGAAGGTTCGCGGATGAACTTACCGATCCCGCGGTGCGCGGGGGGCAGGTCCGGTCATCGCGGTCATAGCGGTTCGGGATGGGTCGCGGACACGTCGCGACCGCGCCCGCGGTCTGCCGCCGGTCCACCGCGTCCAGGGTCGCGGTGGCGGCTCCGGCCATCAGCAGCACGGCCAGCGCGGCCGCCGCCGTGCGCAGCACCAGGGCCGCCGGGCGCGTGCGCGGATCGCTGATCACGAACCAGCTCACCGCCACGGCGGCGAACTGCACCCCGGTGTGCAGCAACGTCATCCGCTCCTCGCCCGCGGCGACGAGCCACGCCCTGGTGAACTCCGCGGCCGCGAGCGCGATGGCCGCGGTGCACGGCCACGGCGCCAGAGCCCGCAGGGCACCGCGCCCCACCGCCCAGCGCGGGTCGCGGGAGAAGATCGCGTAGCCGGGCGCCGCCGCGGCGAGGAGCACCAGCGGCACCACCCGCGGCGACAGGTCCAGTCCGCCCGACAGCAGCAGTTCCGCCACCACGACGACGGCGGAGGCGCTCCACACCGCGACCGCCGTCCGGTGGTTCGGCGGGCCGAGGAAGGCGCGCAGCATCGCGAAGGAGGCCACCACCGTCACCGCGGCGAGCAGCAGCACGTGCAGCACCAGCGGGCCGATCATGATCCCGACCGACCCGTGCGAGTGCCCCGGCTGGAACGCCGCGATCGTCGGCACCGGTCAGGCGGTCGCGGGTTCGTGCGCGAGCCGGGCGCACGAGCACCGCGCCGCGGCGCGCTCCTCCGGCCGGGGCCGCAGGTGGAGCACCACGGCGACGACCATCGGGATGAACACGACCGTGTTGTAGAACAGGTGCAGCTCGATGCGCGGGAACACCAGCTGGGCGATGCTCGTCGGCACCTTGGCACCCAGCAGGAACGCTCCGGTCAAGGCCTGCACCAGCAGCAGCAGGTGCTCGAAGTGGTGCCAGATCTGGATCCACATCGCCGTGTTCCACCAGGTGCGGGCGCGGCCGGTGAACCCGTGCCGCAGCACGATGAACGCGATCATCATGACGATCGCGTACCCGTAGTGCAGCCACTCGGAGGAGACCAGCACCGGGAACGCCAGTCCGAGCGCGCCGCCCGCGGTCGGGCGCGGCCAGTGCAGGACGTAGACCTGCACGGCCTGGGTTATGTGCTCGGTCCAGTGCGCGAGCACCACCACCGTGTAGATCGTCAGAGCTGTCTTGTGGTAGCGGGTGTTGAGCAGTCCGTCCGGGCCCAGCCATCGGCGGCCGCCTGCTGAAGTCGTCATCGGTGATGCCTCCCTGGGGGCAGGGTGGCGGGTCGGGTGGCGGGTCCGCATCTTCGATCTTGCGCTTTGTGGGAGGGCGTTCCTGTGCTAGGCGCGAGGCGGCGGGGGAGCCGGTTTACTCCGATGCTGCCCTTTGTCCCGCCGCGGTGATCGGACGGTGGAATTGCCCGGCACGGCCTGGATAAACTCGTCGGCGACGGCCCCGCGGTCCGGTGGCAGTTTTCTCCCGGCAGGCCCCGATTATGTGGTGGCGAGGAGCAGATCCCATGTCTGACAACACGATTGCGCCGGTCGAGCGGTTCGGACCGGAATTCCTCCAGGACCCGCACTCCGTGTACAGCCGGCTGCGCGAGGAAGGCCCGGTCCGGCGCGTGGTCCTGCCCGCGGGCCTGCAGGCCTGGGTGGTGACGCGGTACGAGGACGTCCGGGCGGCGCTGGCCAACCCCGGTCTGCACAAGGACTTCCGGCGCTACCCCGCCCTGTTCGCCCGCAACACCATGCGCGCCCAGCCCGGCTTCGTGCACCCCGCGCTCGTCGCGCACATGCTCAACACCGACCCGCCGGACCACTCCCGGCTGCGCAAGCTGGTCACCAAGGCGTTCACGCCGCGCCGGATCGAGCAGATGCGCGGCCGGATCGAGCAGATCGCCGACGAGCTGCTGGACGCGATGGCGGGCAAGACCGAGGTGGACCTGGTCGACGCGTTCGCCTACCCGCTGCCGATCACCGTGATCTGCGAGATGATCGGGCTGCCCGCCGACGACCTGGACGGGTTCCGCTCCTGGTGCGTCACGCTGATCTCGGGCGGTGAGCCGGAGGAGATCCAGCACGCGGCGGACGCCACCAAGGCCTACCTGCTGGAGCTGATCGCCCGCAAGCGCGAAGAGCCCGTCGAGGACCTGTTCGGCGCGCTGGTGCACGCGCGCGAGGGCGGCGACCAGCTCACCGAGACCGAGCTCGTGTCCATGGTGTTCCTGCTGCTGGTCGCCGGGCACGAGACGACCGTGGGCCTGCTGGCCTCGGGCACCCTGGCGCTGCTGAGGAACCCGGAGCAGTTCGCCGCGCTGCGGGCCGACCGCTCGCTGCTGCCCGGCGCGATCGAGGAGTTCCTGCGCTTCGACGGCCCGCTGAACATGGCGACCTTCCGCTACACCGACGAACCCACCGAGATCGGCGGCGTGCTGATCCCGGCGGACGAGTTCGTGATGCTGGCGCTCACGTCGGCCAACCGCGACGCGGAGCAGTTCCCCGACCCGGACCGGCTCGACATCCGGCGGGACACCAGCGGGCACCTGGCGTTCGGCCACGGCCTGCACTACTGCCTCGGTTCCCCGCTGGCCCGGATGGAGGCCGAGATCGCGTTCAACCGCCTGTTCGACCGCTACGACAGCATCGAGCTGGCCGGTGGACCGGAGAGCCTGCGGTGGCGCGAGGGCGTGGTGATCCGCAGCCTGGACGTCCTCCCGGTCCGGTTGGGCTGACCCAGGAGGGAAGTGGACGACCCCGGCCGACGTACCCGGCCGGGGTCGTCCGCTGTCCGCGATCAGGTGGCGCGGGCCGTCGATCCCGATCCACGATGGACCTGTCCACTGTGGACTCATGTCGATGGTTCCCCAGCGCATGGGGAAGTCCCGTCCGACGGGGGCTGGGGGTCCACCCGCCGGACGGGACTGGTTCTGGCGTCAGCCCCGCGCGACCGGGGCGAACTGGCCGGGGAGCCTGCCCGCGCCCGCGGGACCCCGGTACGCCTGGGCGATCTCCAGCCAGTGCTCGGCGTGCTCACCGGTGGCCACGAGCGCCAGGTCCTCGTGGTGCCTGCGCCGGGCGGCCAGCAGGCAGAGGTCCAGTGCGGGCCCCTCGACCCGCTGGGTGGCGTCCGGCGGCCCGAACGTCCACAGCGCACCGGAAGGCGCGGTCACCTCGAACCGGAAGTCGTCGGCGGGCGGCTGCTGCCCGCGCGCCAGGTAGCCGAACGGCCGGGTGTGCACGATGAACCCGACGAGGTTGGCGATCCGGTCGGTGCGCTCGATCGTCCGGCCCAGCGCGTCGGCGATGTCCTGGCCGTGCGCGAACAGCTCCATCATCCCGCCGCTGGCGAGCACGGCGGGCGGCAGCGGGTTGACCAGCCACGGGACCTCCTCGCCCGCGGGCACCGCCGCGAGCGCGTCGGCCGACGCGACCAGCTCCTCGTACCACCGGACGAGCAGTTCCCCGCGCGGCAGCTCCAGGTACGGCCGCATCACCGCGGCGACCTCCAGTTCGAGGTCGGGGATCGCGTGCTCCATGACCTCCCGGAACGCGTCCGGGTCGG
This window contains:
- a CDS encoding putative PEP-binding protein — protein: MDFREIPADVLVDAQLRIFRGTCNRTGKPVDGAILVTGELGPELYDSIVTSAAVICARGGRTGHMQSLCRSRGIPVLRVDALELDDLVGDVTIRLDRGSVIRGHGEHFPRAAETPAPGIEGVESICVVIADAADIKSTNDIAPRVARVDSYFIREEFACLSAGLSPVDALRAGVREAERYGAAVAAELVSMVAELLPGQRLVMRLLDLRSDDAARITTGIEVAHEANPEMGLHGARWLLAEYHYPAAFRALRAHLRDHLGAAADRVAFAVPFINDGDEFVRLGDHLGLTRDTPLGVFVETPAAVHSAAEFCAAGASELFVGTKDLVQFYLAADRGNHLVAAAYQTRHPAVLAALRQTVRAGRDSGVPVHVFALGADVDHYLRHLPARRLMVCNAELRRFAGAVELSA
- a CDS encoding FAD/NAD(P)-binding protein, coding for MRSTDRSRRVVVVGAGLGGTATAVRLLRFAREPLEVVLVERHAEHRSAGVAYHPAGNPWPHVFNIQAGRMSMFREDVDDFVTWANTSADRTGWPPEWRDTTFVESGPTPRRIYADYLADRLAEAAREAAEGVTLVEADGEVVDVVVDDDGVRVVVANFSPPPGFQHGSPPGDDTGTIRADHLVIATGLEQRALPFAAEVLDHPAFVRQPYSAEGVDRLLDAKPDAVVAIIGTLLTAYDSAALLLRHGHTGRIHMISRSGLTIRTYPPDHRHHVLDLPAPRLDGPYEGPVHLVRQVKDEWERARAVVAEEHPDVAPAVVTERIAKSWEPHLPELLTRVPTADLRALLDGYGSLLATLRVSAVAYTTGIVDDAMAGDGQVSVTTGKVDRIVTTDTGTLVLTVSTTRPAPESTRTIEADLVISNFGREPDYQRTGSALWTNLMRNDLAARHRRTGRGVEVDGSGVLLGPTGAPSGPISLVGGPREGDEIVRHGRIGAFAFNLAAIKNQSVGVAADVLRRLESRYDGQVGDVLASLGTAAREAFERAVALDVRRMAARRREDREDLALRLDECLTAVRDAIHDGRTPATAEALRFAVNEAAAAKLNDLSVTPRDLRSLLGLD
- a CDS encoding DUF6239 family natural product biosynthesis protein, with product MPTIAAFQPGHSHGSVGIMIGPLVLHVLLLAAVTVVASFAMLRAFLGPPNHRTAVAVWSASAVVVVAELLLSGGLDLSPRVVPLVLLAAAAPGYAIFSRDPRWAVGRGALRALAPWPCTAAIALAAAEFTRAWLVAAGEERMTLLHTGVQFAAVAVSWFVISDPRTRPAALVLRTAAAALAVLLMAGAATATLDAVDRRQTAGAVATCPRPIPNRYDRDDRTCPPRTAGSVSSSANLQQHQGNEG
- a CDS encoding cytochrome P450, which encodes MSDNTIAPVERFGPEFLQDPHSVYSRLREEGPVRRVVLPAGLQAWVVTRYEDVRAALANPGLHKDFRRYPALFARNTMRAQPGFVHPALVAHMLNTDPPDHSRLRKLVTKAFTPRRIEQMRGRIEQIADELLDAMAGKTEVDLVDAFAYPLPITVICEMIGLPADDLDGFRSWCVTLISGGEPEEIQHAADATKAYLLELIARKREEPVEDLFGALVHAREGGDQLTETELVSMVFLLLVAGHETTVGLLASGTLALLRNPEQFAALRADRSLLPGAIEEFLRFDGPLNMATFRYTDEPTEIGGVLIPADEFVMLALTSANRDAEQFPDPDRLDIRRDTSGHLAFGHGLHYCLGSPLARMEAEIAFNRLFDRYDSIELAGGPESLRWREGVVIRSLDVLPVRLG
- a CDS encoding TIGR03084 family metal-binding protein, translated to MTEPLAVISALKADAVDVQVLLSDIDDAGWTAPTPAPGWTVAHQVAHLAATFQRAGLAAADPDAFREVMEHAIPDLELEVAAVMRPYLELPRGELLVRWYEELVASADALAAVPAGEEVPWLVNPLPPAVLASGGMMELFAHGQDIADALGRTIERTDRIANLVGFIVHTRPFGYLARGQQPPADDFRFEVTAPSGALWTFGPPDATQRVEGPALDLCLLAARRRHHEDLALVATGEHAEHWLEIAQAYRGPAGAGRLPGQFAPVARG